The Agromyces atrinae genome window below encodes:
- a CDS encoding LacI family DNA-binding transcriptional regulator, producing the protein MTEETPRQSTIFDVARLAGVSHQTVSRVLNNLPNVRPSTRQRVEDAIKKLRYVPSPAARALVTRRSRTIGLIATGGPEFGPSTTLLYFNAAARHASWSVFTANMIDSEPNSIRTAIGAFLRQNVEGIAVITAHQGTVDIVAGMELTIPLVALEATSRPGITTVGADQYAGARRAVAHLAELGHRDIAHLAGPSDSVDSRERSRGWRDELSERGLSGQIIGDGDWTPSSGYRFGAECDLDRLTAVFVSNDQMSVGLIHALTERGRTVPGDVSIVGFDDIPESAYLAPPLTTMRQDFQQIGEGMLAALLARINGESPTIAPSIPQLIERASTRRIG; encoded by the coding sequence GTGACCGAGGAGACGCCGCGTCAGTCGACGATCTTCGATGTCGCGCGCCTCGCCGGCGTCTCGCACCAGACCGTCTCGCGGGTGCTCAACAACCTGCCGAACGTGCGCCCGTCGACGCGGCAGCGCGTCGAAGACGCGATCAAGAAGCTCCGCTACGTGCCCTCACCGGCCGCTCGCGCGCTCGTCACGCGCCGTTCGCGCACGATCGGGCTCATCGCGACCGGCGGGCCGGAGTTCGGACCGTCGACGACGCTCCTCTACTTCAACGCCGCCGCCCGCCACGCCTCGTGGTCGGTGTTCACGGCGAACATGATCGACAGCGAGCCCAACTCGATCCGCACGGCGATCGGGGCGTTCCTCCGCCAGAACGTCGAGGGCATCGCCGTCATCACGGCTCACCAGGGCACCGTCGACATCGTCGCCGGCATGGAGCTCACGATCCCCCTCGTGGCCCTCGAAGCGACATCCCGCCCCGGAATCACGACCGTGGGAGCCGACCAGTACGCGGGAGCCCGCCGCGCCGTCGCCCACCTCGCCGAACTCGGCCACCGCGACATCGCCCACCTCGCCGGCCCGAGCGATTCGGTCGATTCGCGCGAACGCTCCCGGGGCTGGCGCGACGAGCTGTCGGAGCGCGGCCTCTCGGGTCAGATCATCGGCGACGGCGACTGGACCCCGTCGTCGGGCTACCGCTTCGGCGCCGAGTGCGACCTCGACCGCCTCACCGCGGTGTTCGTCTCGAACGACCAGATGTCGGTCGGCCTCATCCACGCGCTCACGGAACGCGGCCGCACGGTTCCCGGCGACGTGAGCATCGTCGGCTTCGACGACATCCCCGAGTCGGCCTACCTCGCGCCGCCCCTCACGACGATGCGTCAGGACTTCCAGCAGATCGGCGAGGGCATGCTCGCCGCCCTCCTCGCGCGCATCAACGGCGAGAGCCCGACGATCGCACCCTCGATCCCCCAGCTCATCGAGCGGGCGTCGACGAGGCGCATCGGCTGA